The Kwoniella shivajii chromosome 5, complete sequence genomic interval TCCACAATGAATGGATTCATTCCCTAATATGGAGATTTTGAGTGTATCAGCAAGTGTTACTGAAGACATCTTGCtgttccttctccttcttcctctattCGTGATTTCGACCAAGACAGTTTTGTGAATGGGGGTatcgaggaggaggattttATGTCGTGAAGAGAAGGGATAGACTTGGTCACTTTTCTGCTTGAACAACTGATGAAATGAACTCGGATCGCTCCGGATCAGTAGTTTTTGACTTTTATTTTCATTCGAGTCCTCTCGTCAGAAAGTGACCCTTGAATATGACGGAGTATCTGCGTGATCTCCGTGGTCCGCACGTGTAATGCTCGAAACGATCGAAGGCGCGTTAAGTTACTACTGCACAATAATGTTCAATAATGCACCGCCGTTGGACGAAAGGGAGTGAGTAAGCAAGACTTTACATTGTGGGAATAATACTTGGTGCATCACCGATCAAAatcgaatcatcttcatacgTACCGCAGAACGATATGACACTGATCAGCGTGTTCGTCACTTCTCCCGATACACACTCGGAACGTCGTTTAGATATTTCCTTCACGATCAGTCAACTAAAAGTGAGCTTCTCCATcatgtcttcttctgacCTGAGTAAGCTCATATCTGTCAACAGGATAAACTTGTGCCCATAACTGGTATATCCCCGCATTATCAAGTTCTCTCGCTCTACGCATCAAGTGAAGGAGTATCTGCCGGCTCAGCAATTGCTAATCTGAGCGAGGAAGGGAAAACATTAGTTGAATATGGAATAAAAGAATGGCAATgtatcaaagtgagttatcattGCTTCGGATCTTGTCATGTTACTATTTATACCGACTATCGTTGTCAATGAGGAAAGGTCTGATGAGACATGTATAAATCAAATTAGGTAGAGAACACAGACCCAAATTACAAACCAGGAGAGTTCACAGATGAATCTAACTTGGAGAGATTCGAGCTGTCTAACGAGGAATATGAATCCAGGCGAGGTGAGGTAAAGTTGCATTTCCCTCATACTTCACACACTTATTTAGTGATATCGCCTCGGCCCACATATTAGAATATCCGTGGGCTTCTTACTGATGTTATGTTATTTGAGCAGATACCGTCTTAACACACCTAAAGGAAAACAAATTAGGTCGATTCGCACCTACACCAACTAATCTAACTTGcccacctcctcctccgaCCTCTTATGACTCTTCAATAGTATCAGGAGCGAGATGTGAGATATCCCATTCTGATAACGGATCAGGTAGGAGAGGTACAGTTAAGTATGTGGGAGAAGCAAGTATAGGGAAAGGTGGAGTTTGGGTAGGTGTGGAATTGGATGAACCTACcggtaaaggtgatggagaGTGAGTTTCAATTCCATTCTTGCTCTTTGGCTAGACAACAAGAGGACAGAATGATGCAGCATATGCTCATGTCGTGTTTTTGACACAGAGTGGAAGGTAAACGATACTTCACTTGTTCACCCTTACATGCAACTTTCGTTCGTCCGGATAAAGTTACAATAGGCGACTTCCCAGAAGAAGACTTGTTGGGATCAGATGCAGACGAAATATAATGACATTTACACACAACATGCATGACATTCTCTGTAATATACAATACGAGTGGAAAATGAGCTTGAGgttgtgattgatgaatgtCTGATGATGGAAAGTGATCGTAcgaaaagagatgataacGGAGGACAATGAAACGTTCGTTGTTTACAGGAAAATGAAATGGTTTGAGTTATTTGGTTTACCAATCGTGATAAAACAGAATATATTCCGCCAGAACGCAGTAGTACGGGTGAGAATAGtgaatcacttcttcctATATATCGTATACGGTAGTAAGCTTTCATCATAGCTTTTCGCCAAAAGCTAAAAGCTAAACCTTACCTGTTCATTCAGAATCGCTACCACCAATTTCTACAACCGGTTCCCTTCTGACTATCCTTTTGGGTCTACCACCTTCCTCCTGCTTCTTAGGAACGggttttcttttcttcgaaACTTGAGATTCTTCCTCATAATCCAACTCAGCCTCGCCTCCGTTTTCCTGAGGTGTGGTAATTTCTTCCTAAGGTGTTGCAATGGAAGTAGACTTGTCACCTTCAAGGGACGGTGAGGATGTATTGGCGTTGGTGACGGACCAAGGAAGATTCCCATTTttgagagaaggaagaatggtCTACAAAGTCACAAACATcacatcagctcaatccAGTATCTCAGCATCAATGACCAGAATAGAAGCAAGTAAGATGGGAGATTTACATTATTGAAAAGATCTCTAAGTTCATTACCTGACAacttttcatcttccttctttgatttaccatttcttccttttcctccattATTCGAAGAGATAAGGGGGGTTTCAACTTGTTTAGCAATGGAAAACCAATCGATATTTTTCATGTTTTCAAGGaggagaatgatgaagtTCAATGTGAGATCTTTATCCAATTTCGGAGAGGGAAAAAGAAcgggtggaggaggtgtgAGTGAATCTTCTGACCTGCTCTTCCCGCCCTCCTTAGGTTTTCTACCGGTCTTGGCCATTGTGGCTGGTGATGgcaatttcttctttgaggaagaagatgaaggggattTACCATATGTCTTGACTGAATTTCGCTTGACAGGCATTATGATTGATTGTCAATACGAGAATATGTTCCTATATTTGTATTGAACAGTATGTGGTAAGATGGAGGatgaacagaagaaggaagagatgaaagatcaatTTGAGTGAGTTATACATATACGCACTCgaattgatgaaagaaagaaagggtaTGAATCAGCCGGGTCGGGTAGAAATTGTCGGGATGGGGTCCGTGCGTAACATTATTGTGTTCGAGTGGATTATCTCGGGTGATGAACAGAAGTGATGGTAGTCAAGCAGAAACAATTGAacgagaagatgagaaaggttATTTGAAAAGCCCATATCGAGTGAAACTCCAATATCGACCCAAATTACACAAGGATATCTATCTTCAACGATTCAATAAATCAAGCATCACCTTGTcttatcttgtctttcattCGCAACCAAGGAACAATAACAGACATTCAACGTAACTCAGTGACAAGATGCCAAAAGTCGACACATCCTCCCCGGCAGACATCAAGCCCTATAAGCgaccttcttccccttcttcttccgaaaaagcaaaatcaaaatcacttaAACAAACCAAGATCGACTTACCCAGAATCAAGTCCAGTGTAATTGAAAACGAACCCAAAGTGAAGAAAGGCGAATACGATAAATCATTACTGGTGATTCTTGTTCTCAAAGTTAGTGTGACCTTCCAACTCTTCACTTGACCCATGTGGAAAGGAAGTTGggattgagctgacgagatattttgctttttctgTGGATAGACTGCTAAAGATATCAAATGGGATTTGTTAGGTCAGAAAACTGACAAAACTGCCACTCGTGAGCGTGGTTTCGTCACATCAGCTATAAGGTGTATAGTCTCATTCCAAAAAGTACGATTGGCTGACAAGCATGAGGTTTATTTTAGAATGTAAAGAAGTTTGGAGAAAAGTTATCCTGCCTGCGTTGTCTACTAATAAATCATGGGCGAACGAAGGGAAAGGTTGGACTAAATCAATGAAGATTGAGTTGTTCATGACTGTGTTAGAGGTGAGTGCTATCATATGTATTTGTTACTCGTATCGTCCGTTTTTCGGACAATTAGATCTATATCATTCAGGATCCGGGGAACAATCCGGGAAAACTTCACTTACATGTctgagctgacgagatagCTGATGTGGCGACTTAGAGTTGTAAACCAAATTGGGAGGACATGACGGCCTCTTTTCAAGGTAAAACGAAATCTCGTGAGTTGTCATTGTCCATCAATCGGTACTGCAACAACTACTGATCTAATTCTGTgaaaaaaaacaaaaacaaagagATTCATGATGTATGGCGAAAAATGGTTCTACCTAAAttgaaaagaggtgaaacCGTCTGGTGACCTGGTTCTTGGATATAGCAAGGAGAAGATAGGAATGAAGGAAATACTGATTCACGATATCTTCATTTATATGTTGAAGTGCTTTTGTGGCTATACATACGGAATGGAATGGTTTCTCTATTGCCTCTACAATTATCCTCTTTTCAAACACAAGGTGTAGGTATGGAATGCTGAGAATCAGTTTGAACTGTTGTTTCGCCACTTCGTCTATGTGCAACGATAAGTTTCATGATAAAACAGGTACTGCCTGAACCAAGGCCGACAAGACGAATATGAGTCATATTCATATGGTTTCATACGTTCTACTTAAAGTGTATATGATTGTCTGATgaattgacgatgatgttaGGGCTATTCAAAGTACTTTAGACTACTTTAgaatttctttctttttccagAAGGTTGCTCCCGTTTCCGCCTGGTCGTTCACTTTTCTTGCCTATTCCCAAGACATTCTCGTTCTTGATATTCCCCGAATCCTTATTCTGCCCATAAACACCCAATTGTTTCAAAGCTATAGCAGCTAGAAAGACACCAAACCAACAACAGGCAGCACTTAACCAAAAAGAACTCTGTAATCCTTTCAGATAAGCTTTAATCTTGTAGCTATATAATGTTCCCAATAGAAAAATgcgatgatcaagatcactcccaatatcaatgatgatatgatatctatTGAACAGACCGAAAGTCAAAAGATGAGCAGTGCCAAGAGGAAACACTGAGTTTGAATCGCCTACATCCTGTTTTCCATCCTTGAGGAGCACTTTGAGCGACACTGATCGAGAATAGAAATAACACTAAGCCAACAGTGATCAGAGCTGCGCCAATCCAGTCTACGTTTCTTTCTCCGTTGATTGGGGGCGAATCTTTTTGTAAAAGGACAAACGTCAATATAGTTCCATAAACCAATCCCAGCTATGAGAAAGAGACACGATCTCCACATATAGCTATTCATCATCGGATGTCAACCGTCTTTCCTCGAAAATGGAGGTTCAAGTAGTACATCCCGGATCGGTACTATGATGATCTCACTCACCGAACGTATGGAACGAACAGACCACCTATGAGTGCACCTAAAATACCTCCAACTGAATATCCAGCTGAATAACAAGTGAAAACTCTTGATCTTGCTTTATCACTAAATACCTCCGCAATCATACCATTTGAATTAGGCATACTGATTTCGTTCATTCCGTGTATTCACATATCAGTACTGATTTCTCTATTAATGAATATATGGGATGATTCGGATGGACTCACACCATAGCGACACTGCAACCTGCTAAAGCTCTAGTGTCGATCAAACCTGACCCATTCTGCATGAAACCACCAATTAAAGTGAAAATTGCGAAGGTTGTCATTCCAACAAGGAGAACTTTCTTTTTACCGTATAAATCCGCTATTCGACCACAAAACAAAAGTAGACTGGCGATTTTACGGAGTATTCAGCTGGAGTAGTTGGGATATTTGTATAACATGTGAAAGAGTTCATAAAGAACGACGGCTAACCAGGCTGAATGGTAGGctcaactcaccatccaATCGGAAGATTATAAGCGGAAAGGATCCATTGTAAATCAGACTCTTTCTTATGTAAATCATCTTGTACTTTTGGTGAGCGCAATATTCAAAGCTTGTGCCGAGCTTGAAGTGATGATACTTGTCATAGTGATCGTGAAAGCGATCAAAATCTGCTGTACTTGACTCGAAATTGGAGACGCGGTGTCCTCTTTAGACGCAGGATGAATATCTGGTTGAGAGCGTCTTGAGATGGTACCGGATATTGCATGTGGATGGGTCAAACCCTCCTCGTTTGGCCGTTCGCATGTCGATGGAGCAGGCCGGGGGACTTCCTTTAAACTGGAATGTAATTCTTTGTCTATTGTTGAAAACCGACCATCAATATTGGTTTGAGCAGATTCAGGCATAGTTATCATGGCTTCAAATTTGGTATCTCAATACGGTAAGTTAAGATTCGTCGGTCAGAAACTGATAGATGTCGAGATGTTGACTCAAAGAATGTCTTTTTCTTAACCTGActcggaagaagaaccttTCTCATACACTCGTCAGAACGCAAACGGGTCACAGCACAACAGACGACGAAAGCATCttaatcctttcttttttggtCTGTTTTTATTTACCTTTGTCCGATGTTCAGAATCAATTGAGGGGTTATCGAACCGTACTTTTTTGTCTGtagtgaaaggaaagacaCGATCAATCCCCTTATCTAAACTGTTAATCCCTAcgatttggatattgatcGTCTGTGCGATTATGGGTCCAGATGTTTCTCGTATCAATATCAATTGCCTATGCTTGCGATCTTGAGACACAAAGGACAGTCTCGGCTTAGTTGAGTAGCCCGAAACTATCTCCTTGGGTATAACCATTCTTCTACTGGAAGCTTCCATTCACCATTCTGATAAATAAAGTAGCAGCGAGAGACTTACATTATCTTATCAAATTTACTTCCGACCTAATCCCTGTATCGTTACGAGTATACCGAAAAGTGGAGAAAGCAccttacatcatcattcacttgaTGATCCACTTAGGCACATCTCACCTCCTGTCCTTGTCCTGGTAAAAGCCTTTCGACCGAAAATTGGTACATTTTCAATCCGCACCAACGTGTTCTTAGCTTGTGTTCTTTGTTATGGATCTCAGGGGGGAGGAAAGGGGGAATGATAAATGCTGTAAGGACAGAGAATGCTACTCGTACTGCGCGGTTGATCAAATGGTTGTGACGTCATTCATTATTTTTGGCGCCACTTATCAGTTTTGTTTGAATTGATTACGAACGAACAAGGTGGGAAAAAAACGCCTTTTTTAATTTAATGAtgaatggtggtggtggtggaaggATAGATGTATGTTCGAGAGAAATTAGACGACTTCATTCTGTCTTTATATTCTTCTGTGCACTGAACCATAGAAGAAAAATAATCATCTAAAAACCTCCATCCATCTTTTACCAGAATATCGAAACAGACAAACAATCACATCCAAATataaatacaaatacaatgTCAGCCGAACACCCAGTCCAAATCACACCTACCGCACCTGCAACTACTGTCCCAGGGGCTCCAGTAGTCGGAGGTGAAGTTTTACCTAAACCAGTCACTCCTGTAGAAGCTATTTCAGCCGAACCTGCAAAAGCTTTAGATCCTCTCACAGAACCTACAATCTTGGACAAAGCTCAGGCTTTAGCTAAACCTGTTAGTTGCGTTCCCATCCCCTATCCCTACTAAGAGATAAGATAAGCATCCCCTGTTTCCGAAAAATGGAGCTGACGTTATCTTGCTACTCGGAATGGTTCATCCTTGATTTAGTATCTCGAGAAAGTCGAACCTTACGCTCATAAAGTCCAAGACGCAGCTAAGCCTTATACCGATAAGATCGAAGCTAAAGCAAAGGAGATCATTGATAAAATCGAGGTAAATATCAATCTCCGACTTGTCCCGTGACAATCTATAACCAGAATGATGTTCTCTTATCTCAAGTCGATATTTGACATGCCTTCTTCTATCACTATTAGCGGAGGAATAGCGTTCACGACAGCTGACTTATCACATGATAGGGAAACgcaccttcaacttctcctACTCCCACCTCATCCAACACAGTTGAGAAGAGTCTCGATAGCGCCAGTACCACCACCACTGAGACAGGTGAGAAAGCTAAAGGTATCTTTGAGCAAGGTTTGAGCGCTGTCCAAGTGAGTGAACCACTTTTATTTTTCGCAGGTTTAACACGTAAACGTAGAACGAGAAATTGACATAAGGCTGTTTAGTCTACCTTCACGCAAATTACTCACACTATCGAAGAGAAGACCGCTTCTCCCACTCATCCTGGACTGATCACTCAAGTCACCAACGCTGCTGCTAAGGTAGGagaaaagattgagaaaGCTTTGAACGATGTGAGTATTTTTTTACAACCTTTCCAAAGAACCCACTTCGTGTGGGCTCGAGAACGGTAACGATCACAGCTAACGTATATCTCAACCCAGGTCGATGCCAACACCACTCCCTCAGGTCACCCAGTACAGACTACAACCAACGTCGTACCTCATATGCCCCCAGCTCCCCTTTAACAAGCTGCACGGGAGCTCACAgtctgatttgattgaagacgaagggagagaaagaaaacagtagaatgaggagaaatatatacatatatgaTATTATAGTTACGTTGTCATATTAATTAGCTTTTACATCCCCAAGTAGTATTAACATCTGAGGACCAAATAAGACAGTCTGTTTATAGAGAAGCAAGTATGAATATGAAAGTCAAAAATATAGTAAATCAATCTGTATATTGGAAACCTGATTGCGGAATGATTTGCTCAAGAGCGGTGCAGCTGAGCATGACATCAAAAGTACTTGTCGTTGCGATACGAGCGTCTCTTTCACCAACCTACGTCGTCTGTCTATCGATTGACATGTACATCTCTTGCAGTTTCTCACTTGATGATGCAATTCGAGCTATCACGGGACGATTTGCTTCACTGCACGGCACTGTCTTGTTGTATCGTCTTACACTGACTGAGTCTTGGCATTGAAAGCATAAAAGAAAACGATGGATAGAATGAAGCAAAGAGACGCGCCTTTAAGCGGGGTTATACGGCGTTATGGGAATAAAAGCTACCGCCACCTGTACAAGCAGAGAGTTGTTTGGTGTTTCTGTAGTAAAAAGTGCCACTTTCAGTGTGGTGTCAATATGCAATCgcagttcttcttcttctctctctctctctctctttgtttcttGCATTTTTGATTACACCACCTCGGTTCACACTTTGGAAAATCCACCATCCGCGTGTCTTGATTTGACTTGCACTTTTACCACAGGTAAATTCAACATCTCAATCAAATCTGTTTCATTGTCAAACTACTTGACTTTGTCATTATTCAcatcttttgctttttctcATATTCACATCGAAATACTTCTAGTCGTAGCAGAATAAGCGACAAGAAGAAAACGTTCAGCTCGTTTACGTCCAAGGAGAATTCAAacaaagaggtgagtttgtgaGATCCTGCTTTTGAGGGTCTTGATGGAGAAAAGGATTTAGACAAGTGGAGTCATGAATGAAGGATCACTTTCCCAAGTGCTTCAGACGACATTTGTGGAGTATTAACATACTGACGAATATCTGCAGTAGGTTAAAGAGCAACCTCATTCTTTTGAGAAGACACATCAAGATATAAAGTCAACACCCGTCAACATCGACGTTTTATTCCTCCAGATATCCTTGCTCGTTGCATCCTTTCCATACCTTATCATTTCCAATCCCACTACAATCAGACAAACACGACATCCCATtctgatcaacatcaagcGTGATCAACATCCATAAACACGTATCAgtagaaaaggaagaaatcgttCTTATATAGATCTTTCAGAGTAACAGATTCAACCTTAATTCCTTAAAGGTTTTCAGTAAGTTCATGTTGCTTATTCGTACCATACTACCACAAACACACCgtaatcatcttcctttacgTTCATACCCGTGTCGACGCActtgagatgatgaaagagtacGAGACGTCTCTTACGTGTGAAGGTTTCGTTTTTCGCAATCACTTGAACCTTGTCATCCCATACCGCATATCACCCTCACACCTCGACAAATCTCATTGTGCACGTTCAAGATAAACTGAATTCATACTGACATCCTTTATTGCTCCCTCTTTAGTCTACCAACTTCTGCAATCTTCCACATACTTGCCCTCCCCTTTCCCTAAATCCTGTTACgcaaaatcaatcatcatggGAGAACAACCAAACGAAATTGATTTGGACTCAGTTATCGATCGTCTCTTGGAAGGTAGGTGATATCCTCAAAACTCACTATCAGACGCGATTCCGTAGACTAACGTCTTCCTGGATTCAAACAGTACGAGGAAACAGACCGGGCAAAGCTGTACAATTAGCAGAATATGAAATTAAATACCTTTGTACAAAAGCTAGAGAAATTTTCATCAGTCAACCCATCTTACTTGAATTAGAAGCTCCTATCAAAATATGCGGTAAGTATGGGGccttttccatcatcccaCCATCAATCAACATGTCGTTGAATCGAACTCAACGTCGACGGGGATTCTGACTGATCCTCATTAAATATCGTGAACAGGTGATATCCATGGACAATATTATGACCTTCTTAGACTCTTTGAATATGGTGGATTCCCACCAGAAGCCAATTACTTGTTCTTAGGAGATTACGTCGACAGAGGTAAACAATCACTCGAAACTATCTGTTTACTTTTAGCGTACAAAATCAAATACCCCgaaaacttcttcatcctaAGAGGGAACCACGAGTGTGCCAGTATTAACAGAATTTACGGATTTTATGATGAGTGTGAGTGATTCATTGTCATTTACGCGACTCGATGTCGAGAGTTGGAAACCATGATGAGGTATCCAAAATGGAGAAGAGTGATGGGCAACGAACCATCTGAACCTTTGCTGACAAACTGTTTCATGTAAACAGGTAAACGACGTTATAATATCAAGCTGTGGAAGACTTTCACCGATTGTTTCAACTGTTTACCCATTGCTGCtatcattgatgagaagatTTTCACCATGCACGGTGGTTTGGTGAGTACACGCTGCAACATCGTTCCTTCTATGGGTGACTAACATAGACCAATACAGAGTCCCGATTTGCAAAGTATGGAACAAATCCGAAGAGTGATGAGACCTACAGATGTACCCGATACTGGTGAGCTAACTTCAAAAGGTGATCCTTATGCGCTTAGCTGACGATCTTTCATATAGGCCTTCTTTGTGATCTTTTATGGTCTGATCCCGATAAGGATATTACAGGATGGAGTGAGAATGATCGAGGTGTTTCGTTCACTTTTGGACCGGATGTAGTGTCACGATTCCTACAAAAGCATGACATGGATTTGATTTGTCGAGCTCATCAAGTAGGTTCCCTCAATCTTCAATTTATCTCAAAATCTTGGAATACGCTGACAACAATGCAACTATCAGGTCGTAGAAGATGGTTACGAATTCTTTGCCAAACGACAATTAGTTACACTGTTCTCTGCTCCTAATTACTGTGGAGAGGTAAGTTCATACCATACAACCCACACCTGTGCATTGCTCATCTTCGGCGATTTGTAGTTCGATAACGCGGGCGCCATGATGTCCGTTGATGACACATTGCTCTGTTCCttccaagtgagtcatcGTCCCCACGTTGTCCGAAATATGACCACCACTGACAACGCTCGTTTGTACAGATCCTCAAACCTGCTGAGAAGAAGGCTCCGAAATATGGGGGATACGGTGCCAGCGGACGGCGTCAGTGATctcccatttctttctcatcagaatcatcttcttgagtcCGTTTTTACTGTTGTCCTCCGAGCCAAGTCTGAAAGTGATCCCACATCAAGGAAATGCGTTTTTTTACCAAAACAAtatacctttttctctttgttaAACATTTTATTATACATAAACCCCTTTCCTAGGAAGGCGTGGAGAATGtataatgatgatgatgtgcTGTGCTTTTTgtttcctcttgattttaACGCGGTCTCAAATAAGCACTGTTGATATGTACTTATAAATGAATAATTCAATACTGACGTTTGGGTTTTTGTACACCTGTAGCGGCTGTAACTCCACCAAGAAAGcaaaaaggaggaaaatcGAAACCATAAATAGATGATCAAGTTCTTTATAAGGTTAGCTTTCTGCACACAACACATAGGTGAAATAAACGATTGGTTTCTGGTTTTTTTTCTACATCTTACATCAATTGTCCTTTCTAAAGATCATCCTTTATTTTTCTACATTACAAATTTACTTCATcactcctttc includes:
- a CDS encoding serine/threonine-protein phosphatase PP1, which gives rise to MGEQPNEIDLDSVIDRLLEVRGNRPGKAVQLAEYEIKYLCTKAREIFISQPILLELEAPIKICGDIHGQYYDLLRLFEYGGFPPEANYLFLGDYVDRGKQSLETICLLLAYKIKYPENFFILRGNHECASINRIYGFYDECKRRYNIKLWKTFTDCFNCLPIAAIIDEKIFTMHGGLSPDLQSMEQIRRVMRPTDVPDTGLLCDLLWSDPDKDITGWSENDRGVSFTFGPDVVSRFLQKHDMDLICRAHQVVEDGYEFFAKRQLVTLFSAPNYCGEFDNAGAMMSVDDTLLCSFQILKPAEKKAPKYGGYGASGRRQ